The following DNA comes from Henckelia pumila isolate YLH828 unplaced genomic scaffold, ASM3356847v2 CTG_461:::fragment_3, whole genome shotgun sequence.
TTGTAAACGAAAATAGGAATTGATGTGAAATAAATGGTTTTTCACAGGATTGGAGTATTCGAATattacttgagatatttctgtggtaattaagtgttggttgaggtacgtatgagctgtttatattacgatgcctataatggcatgtaatgatattaagtattttgtaatgagtgataacgtgttttatgtgcttacgtggattatatgattgcattcactcatttacaagtttacatagcacgttgagccttgactcctttgattgctattgatattgatctcttgagatatattgagtcatcatggagcgagtgacattgttttagtgcactcctgagatagcatgaggcacggacaggtagctcctgtcgccctccgatgctacgtacgacactctTGATGACAAcatgaggctggacgggtcgctcctgtcaccctccgatgctacgtgtatggattagcagtgatgattcgaggtctgctgcgttcctggcacgggtggccgctgagattattgtgatacgattatttggactccttttggtatcccttatttcattgatacctgtcacgcattacattgcatttcattgcattgtacttgattttattcatgtcagttatatttgtcgtaatttttatagttcatcgtactggggtccgacccctgttttctttttatgctgtggttgtttgtgattccataacaggttatccagggggatttgacgcatctggtggatcgtcatctagtggtacccagtgaggcgagcgtggagtcgagtttccagatatatgtatatatatatatcagtttagcgagttttatatttgccggggtgatgccctgtgtatctgtataaataggtttggaccttgttttgaattgttatttgtgtgatcgagccttgccggctctgcatgtgtttagtcctggccagtgcggctataggtttgtaaattggagttgtgactctattttcgagtatatattgctggttgtgttgtacaggtttttgggatgtcctatttatgaataggtcatgccgaaatttctgtaggcccaaacgtaaatttttaactcgttttcgctgtttacattaattaatcctggttgtttgatcattaaatattaaatcatgacacgggccctttcaatacccctattaactacaacttgaaaattgtgcaatcattttttaatacattaaatagggataaaataggaagtttgtataaaatttgttttctcaataattttttcttaatcCGCATGACAAAAAAAGTAAGATTATATAATCGGCACAGATGGAGTATTAGATACCACTTGATGTGGTGGATTTAAAAATTGATTGATTAGGGTCTATTTTTTTCACTCTacatatattgataaattttcATTCTTAAATATATTATTGAGATAATGTATGTACAGATAATATGCATAAAATTTTCGATCATACATTATTATATTATcaaaatatatgatttattatCTTTATATTATGCAACATTAAACATCTCGAGTCGAAAAATACAATACAAAGATTAACATCCAAGGGGCGTACTATTACTGTACATGATACTACTGGCCATAAATTATTATgataattatctcaataaatctaattattatggaatatttacatatatcatgtatatatattttatatcttaCTGTTTCTTACTTCATTTGATAgctattaattacaaaaatacaagttttaaaattatttatttattcaattacAAAAACACCACTTTTTAGaattgttcttttttttttcgttaAAAACATATGGTatcatataaacatataatacATATAATACGTGCACTCGTAGTATTATATTCAGCATGAGGGAGGTTTTGGTCTTTTGTATGACTccctcatttttttttatcatttgatAGCTATTTAATTACGAAAATAtcacttttatttttttgtcctcatgttgatatttatttacgtaaaagacatttttgtatttttttaaattcatttatatttttctttttttgtttaaCAAAAAATAGACTGTACAAGCATGCTATATGTACATCACAGAAGAGGTGTAAATGAATCGAGTCAGTTCGCGAGATTTTTAAGCCGGCTAAATAAATATTTGGTTTATATTCGAACTTATCGAAGTCGAGTCGAACAAAAGATGTTTAAACTTTTTTTGAATCGAACTCCAGCCAAAAATACTTTGTTAGATAGTTCGTGAGCCGCTTGCGAAGagcttattattttattaatataatataaataaaaaataaatatataaatatttcaaaccTTTCGGATATTTCGAGCTTTCAAACGAACTCAAACTTTAATATCCGAACAATAGTTCTAATAGGTTTGAATATTTCGAGTCGAActtgagccaaaatatttgaaattttagctTTAAATCGAGCTCAAACTCTAGTATATTTAATTCGAACCAAAACTCAAgccttaattttttaatattattcgaCTCGATTTTTGGTTCGTATGCACCCCTACACCCGAGTACTAGTTATATTATTAAAGaatatggtttttttttttttttttttacaataactACCTTTGGTAAGTTAAAATATATCCATTCAAAATGTACAAAACTCTTATTAGATCATATCATAGGTcaatttaataaatcaaatatttaatatttttttataaatatgaatttggTCAAACCATCTCACAATCACATATTAAGGATGACAATGGGTCAGAGCGGGGACGGGATGTCTTTCCCATCTCCGCCTCATTCCCCGTTATTTTTAATCAGGGATTCCCCATCCCCATACCCGCGGGTACTTAATCTTCATCCCCGTTTTCATACccgaagatatatatatatatatatatatatatatatatttaaatatatgatttatatattatatatattattagtcAATTTTATTGTAAAATGCATTAAAAAACTTTGgtgtaaaaaattttgattgtaaaattaaaatttacatTAATAATAATATCTTGAATAAGAAATATCTCTGTCAAAcaagattatttttttaagtgaatgaaaattgtttttttaaagtagaatattcaaaattttagcaagaatatattttttcccatttttttaaataaataatgaatatacATGATTAATCTTAATAGTTTATTTATGTTACgtaatcaaataatatttttatattataaaaattatgttaTCATAAATGTATGCATTATatataatgcataaaaataatacaaactaataaatactattatttttaatatttaatataatttttatatttttcaaagatttaataaaatttattattattactattattatgattatgattatgatgatgacgattattattattattattattattattattattataatagcGGGTTTCGGGGATGACCAGATAACATCTCCATACCCGTCCAATATGTTtcggaaatttttaaaaattttcaaacccAAACTCATACTCGAAAAAGCTCTCTCATATCCGTCTTGTTTCAGGTTTTCCCTGCGGGTCCCCGAACCCGTGGAAAAATTATCATCCCTATCATAGATATAGATCAATGAAACAGTTTCACAAAAATATTCATAAAGATTCAaagaaaaatatatcaaatgtaGTGATGGGAAATAAATACAGAAATGTCAAGTATATCGAGTGTACTATACCGAAAGATATCGAATTTGCTGAAATTTTCGGTACATCGAAGATTTCAGTACAATACAATCACAATATCGAATATTTCGATATGGTAATGATATGAAATTTGGAAAATTTGATATGTACCGGAATACCGAAACACCGATACAATTTAtagataaatttaaataataaatttttaaatatatatatatatatacatatatatcggtataccaaaattttcgatACGTTatcgatatatatattttttataacataaattttgatatgatatatagTATACAATTTTGGGTATTGTTATCATCGGAAAGAGATTGGATAGACATGACAACTTTTTTCACCAAGATTTTATTTCTCGATGTAGCCTAGATATAAGGGCCGGTCAACTACACACACTCAACAACTTGTGAATAAGCGTCCAAAGAATTTTTCGACGTGGTCACTCTAATACTAAAGTCAATATGAGGCTCACATGAGAAGAAAACTCTGTATAAGATATCCAATGCAAACTTTTTTCTTATCACGGATTCTTTTCCTTATCTTGATAGATACGAAGATATCTAGATAAAACAACAATGTATTTGCCTTCATATATCCCTTCCAAACTTTCCAAGCTCTTCATCCCTCCTGGCCCAGATCTCCTTAATTCTTTCCTACCTTCAAATTTTCTTCCCTTATGCTATCGTGGCTGCAATGGGTCCCCGGCCCCGATACCTCATGTCCTCGGAACCTTTTACCAGTGGATCACGCCCCTTACAACCAGTGGCGAAGCCAGGATTTCTGATCTACCCGGGCTAAAATTTTATGCTCCCGAATcctttaatattttcaattgGGCTACCCGACTAATaccaaattaatccaaaatttttcaaaatttatatttatatatacaaaaatttaaaaaactttCGGGCCACCCGAACTACAGCCCGAGTGGACACAAGTGTGGCTCCGCCTTTGCGTACAACGGCCGCCTCGGGCTCTCGAAACCCCTGCCTAACATTCCACTGGATCGGGGGTCTCCTCGCCGACCCACTAGGTAATTCCCGGGTAGCTGTCCTGAGATGCATCTCGGTCCGGATGCGGACCCAAATCTTATCCAAGATATCTGATACGATACAATATACCACCTCTAACCAAACCAAATGTTCGGTTGTCTTGAATGAAAatataaatcataaaaataattaaataaaaaatttggatCTCTAAGAATTTGAAAACGTGTTTGGTTGTGGTGGCAGTCCAATTTGATGTTTGATTCTAAATTTGGAAGCTCAACTCGAATGGACCATGTGAAAATCCACATTCTTGTTTGGGCCATAATAAAAGTTCAAATTTAACAATTGCAGATTTCTTTTGATCCCATCATCGAGATTGGACTATGTTATGTGTGTTTACTCAAAATATAGAATCttccaaaaaataatataaattttttttttttcaaaaaccaatttcatttttttttttagctgtGAACTCGGATCTTGAATATTTTAAACCCTATTTAATTTCAGGAATCAATCAAGACCGAGAAATTAATCATAACTAATCAAAATCGACTCGAGCCATGTGGTTCGAGCATCTCCAGCTCCTCATGAATACCTGCTAGTCCGTCGCTAGTAAAGTTCAGTTTTACAGATATTTATTTCGTCGTAACAGCTCTACCCAGAGGCGGAGCCACATATAGTGGCACCCAGGATTTAGCCCGAAtggcccgaaatttttttaaaattttttatatattaattttggaaaattttggattaattaGATACATATTAGTCCAGGtcgttcaatttcaaaagttaaACAATTCttgagtttaaaattttagtttgaaTAGTTTAAGAATCCTGGCTCTGGCTCTGCCATTGGGTCAAGGCCGTTCCTATTTGGAGGCCGAAGAGTCGTCCGACTCGGACCCATTTTTTTTCGGAGCCcagaattttgaaaaaaaaatttattatataaaagtgtaaattgatctaatataaagtaattatttttgggcttttttcattcatatctcagaaaattattttttctttgtcTACTgcctaatataaattttttttattatttctgggctttttgataaatttatttatgaagtttATTATTCCTATGTctcttgataatttttttcaaatataaattatttttctcgtgcccaataaaaacaaaaaaacctttttattccctaaatttattatatatttgttgaaaatatattattttattattgttaaatattgaatgttgaatattgagttgtaaaatgttgaaaattagtgtgtgatgatgtagatgatgatatattaatttttggattaatctcaaatgtggatctataaataggtcttcatttgtgatgaaaaacacaattgagttgagagaaaaatattataaaatgtagagtttgatatattttgagttttggagtttttactttttaccgtaaatttttactttttcataacacgttatcagcacgaagCTATAAAAGTCCTCCATATTTTTCCAAGCTCCAAAACACAAGAAAAAGGTAACAAaagtaagaatatttattttattgtttatttatttgttgtgtatatatttaatatataatatcatgttattatcaaaaatgataaaaaaaaaattagttttttaaaaacttgttataaattcTGGGAGGGTGTTAAGACGGCATCTCACACTCCCAGTAAGGGATACGAGAAGTATAAAAgactctaaggtttttaaacaataacgtgatatgatatatatttattatatatatatactaattatatcaatatataatttcatgttattatataagaggttgtctaggacactgaccttataataacgtgatatgatatatattttattgcgtatatttaattatgattattattatatgcattgcatcattatcacgaatttttattcaacacatactcgttTTTTTTCTTACCCCCAATGGTCACAAACgataacaaaacggctagtttttggtctataaatatgttcactcaaactcattttaaatcacatcaaaattcattctttctctcaaaatattttctcgtttttcaaagatgaagatgatggcatttctaaggctatttttcataacgattatgatcatcatgcttacgaatcttgtactcaccagcgattttccaccacatactttttctctatttgtacacgcacttgtaatattcgttcttccattattttgtattgtcatattaatggaaattaactaataaaatgcattgttacttttctagtaccaccatgtcaaatttggcaaagattgaattcgttgcgctcgatatcactggaaagaattatatgtcatgtactctcgatgtagagatgcatcttgagtcattgggtctaagtgataccatcaaagaaattaatatatcaacatcacaagataaagcaaagacaatgattttcttacgccgacatcttgatgaagggttgaaatgtgagtatctcacagaaaaagacccaatgattttatggaaatggttgaaagaaagatttgagcatataagaaaagtgatacttccgaccgcccgtgatgaatggaatacgttgagattccaagactttaaaaaagtcagtgattataattttacgatgtatcgaatagtctcgcaattaaaattctgtggacttgaagtcacagagatggaaatgcttgagaaaatatttttcatttttcacgcatcaaatataactctacaacaacagtatagagtgcgtggttttacgagatattctaaactcattgcatgtcttcttgtggcggaaaagaacaaagaattgttaataaaaaatcatcaatcccgacccactggatcaacggcattcctgaagcaaatgtcgtaatgaaaaatgaaaaccaaaatcaaaggcatataccagattttggtcgtggacgaggtcgagaacgtgggcgtggacgtggatgTGGAAGTAAAAATGATCGCGATCGTGGTCGCGGCCgtgaatatgaaaataatcgagatagttacttcaataactcatctcaaaagaacatcacgaaccacccaccaaaaaggcagcatgaaaatacgagtgaaaatgaaaatcactcaaaaagatctgagagtgtttggtatagatgtggcactccaggacattggtcacatatttgtcgaacccctgagcacctatgtaagctctataaagaatcgacaaaggggaaaggaaaagagaccaattttgttgaaaatagggaccatttaattggttcaactagtttcaatgctgcagattttttgaatgatttcgaagacattgattaaaaaatTGGTGAGACTAGATTGTAACacatttgtatttttcatgcattcttgtattataaagcatgttatattttgcatttgtattgtacttaatttttctttattgcatttttgtgaagtttgatatggaaaatgctatgagaaaacatggaaataatatcatggaaatttgcataccggatagtggtacaacgcacattATTCtacgagatgaaagatatttcttggaaataaaaccaacaaaaacaatggtgaataccatatcaTGTCCTGTAGgcttgattgaagattgtggtTAAGTACAATTTTTGTTAtcaaatggtacaaaatttctgataaatgatgctttatattcaccacaatcgaaaagaaatttgttgagttttaatgacatatattctcatggatatgatactcagacgataactgatggaaatcagaaatatatgtgtcttaccatatataaatcaggaaagaaatatgtggttgaaaaattatcaatgcttcctactggattgcattatacacatataagtccaatcgaatcaaatatggtggttaatagttctccaatgttaacaaattggcatgatcgattgggacatcctggttcaataatgatgcaaagaattattgaaaatacgcatggtcatccattgaaagaccagaagactttcagaataataagtttcaatgtaaagcatgttctcttgaaaaacttattataagaccatcgccagctaaaatccaaacaaaatcacccatatttcttgaacgcgttcagggtgatatttgtgggccaattcatccaccatgtgcaccattttgatattttatggtattgatcgatgcctctagcagatggtcacatgtatgcttattgtcaacttaGAATGTGACATTTGCAAGAtgaatggctcaaataataaaattgcggaatcaatttcccgattatataatcaagaaaataagacttgataatgctggagaatttactttccaaactttcaatgattattgtatgtcaatgggaattactgttgaacatattgttgctcatgttcatacacaaaattaattagctgaatcatttattaaacgtctacaactgatttccagaccaatgattatgagaacaacaCTCCCTATTTcaatatggggacatgcaattttacatgttgcggcattaattcgcatcagaccaagtgcatatcataaattctccccattgcagcttgcatttggtaaagaaccaaatatttctcatctgagaatttttggatgtatggtgtatgtgcctattgcaccacctcaacgataaaaaataggtcctcaaagaaaaatcggtatttatatcggttatgatagtccatcaatcattcgatatcttgagcctcagacaggcgatgtgtttacagcacgctttgctgattgtcattttaatgaagaaatcttcccaatgttagggggagaaaagaaacacatcgaaaaataaatcatatggtatgtaccatcattgttacatttggatccaatgaccaaacaatgtgagaaagatgtacaaaaaattgtgcacttgcaaagaatttcaaatcaaattccaGATGCATTTACAGACACAAAAgcggtaacaaaatcatatatacatgttgtaaatgcccctgctcgaattgaaattccaaagaaacaaattgaagacacttatgatgtcataaaacgcttgaagcgtggaagaccagtcggttccaaggataaaaatcctcggaaatgaaaaggcatagagaagcacgattatcataaaatagaaaatggtgttccagaagaaacacctgatgatgaacatgttctgtcagaaccacaaactgacgagaatcgtgaaatctttatcaattatattaatactggaaaaatatgaaaccgaaaagacatagaagatattgatgagatattttcttataatgtggcttgtgacatcataaatgaaaatgaggatcatgaaccaaaatcttttggtgaatgtaaaactcatcatgattgggccaaatggaaagatgtcatccaggttaaattggattcgctgaataaacaTAATGTTTTTaaacctatagtcctcacacccgAAGGTGTAAAACTTGTTGGAttcaaatgggtttttattcgaaagcgaaataagaaaaatgaaatagtcagatataaagctagacttgttgcacaaggttatTCTCAAAGACctgaaattgattatgaagaaacgtattctcctgttatggatgcaattacgttttgatatttgattagtttgacagtgtctgaaaattttgaaatatgtcttatggatgttgttacagcttacttatacggatcacttgatagtgatatatacatgaaaatccctgaaggatttaagatacctgaagcacaaagttcaaaactcagagaattttattctgtaaaattgcaaagatcgtTATATGGGTTAAAGAAATCCGGTcaaatgtggtataatcggctaagtgagcaattgatgaaaaagggatatgtaaatgatccaatatgcccttgtgttttcatcaagaaagcaacatccggatgtgtaattattgctatatatgttgatgatttaaacatcattggaacgaataaaaaaattcaagaagttatgatgtacttgaaggaagaattcgaaatgaaggatcttggaaaaaccaagtattgtctgggtttgcaaatcgaacaaaaagaatgtggaatttttgttcaccagacaaattatacagaaaagatctttaaacgttttaatatggataaatcaaatccattaagtactccaatgattataagatcattaaacatagaaaaggatccattccgtccatgtgaagatgatgaagttattcttggtccataagtaccatatctaagtgtcattggtgtccttatgtatcttgcaaattacactagacctgatatatcttttgctgtaaatttattggcaagattcagttcatatccaacaaagaggcactggaacggaattaaacatatattccgttatctacgaggaacgacaaatttgggacttttgtactcaaaagacaccaataaaagtatcattggttatgatGATGCTgtatatttatctgatccacataaggcacgttcccaaaccagatatgtatttactcgtggaggcaccacaatttcttggcgttcacagaaacaaacactcttaacaacttcatcaaatcacgccgagattattgcattacatgaaacaagtcgtgaatgtgtatggttaaagtcaatgaccaaacatattcaaacatcgtgtggattgacagtagacaagaagcctgtgacactatatgaagataatgTTGCATgtgttgctcaaatgaaagaaggatacatcaaaagtgacagaaccaaacatatacccccaaagttctttgcctacactcaagagcttgagaaaaataaagatattgatatatgttatatttaatcaagtgagaactcatcagatctctttaCAAAGGCACTttccacgacgatattcagaaagcatatatacaatattgggatgcgcaatctacggaatatgtgaagaatcactcatgttaacatgagggggagtttacatggctgcactctttttttcttgctatgatttttatcccactgggtttttctagtaaggtttttaacgaggcagcataaaacacgtaataaagacaatcatcatatgacaatcatcatcacaagggggagtgttgaaaatatattattttattattgttgaatattgaatgttgaatattgagttgtaaaatattgaaaattagtgtgtgatgatgtagatgatgatatattaatttttggactaatctcaaatgtggatctataaataggtcttcatttgtgatgaaaaacacaattgagttgagagaaaaatattataaagtgtagagtttgatatattttgagttttggagtttttactttttaccgtaaatttttactttttcataaCAATATTAATGCAATTGGACCAATATAATAACATATTTTTTGACTCATAAGGGTTGTTCTGATATTAATGAGCACGATTTATTCTCGGAGTTGACATTCTTGAAGTTCTCattaccaaaaaaaataaagccgACAATGGATGTAGTGAattacttgaaaaaaaaattgatggatATTTCTCAAATACTCACATTGCTTATAAAATCTCGCTGACTATACTTTTTATAGTTGTAAGTGCAaaacaaaatttatcaaatttaaagTTTTTCAAAACATATCCTCAATAAACCATGTTATGTGAAAAGATTGAATGAATTGGTTATGCTattaattgagaaaaaaaattccTGAACAATTTGATCAATATTGTTAGCTTTAAACTGTTAGACGAGTTATTTTATAGTAATCATTTTGTACAGAATATGAACGCATATTATGATTTAGGGGACTCTTTTAAAAGTTAGACTCAGACCCAAAAATTGTTAAGATCGACCCTGCATGTCTACCGACGGAATACTAATTTCGTTTGCTAAAATAATGACGGAATTTATAGTCATGTTTCTACTAATTTTAGCGAAACTATATGTTCCATTGATAAACTTGGTTTAAATAGAAATAGCCCAAGGGAAAATATTTTCTGGCATTCTGAAACAAAGGATGAGTATGTATAAACGTATAttctaaggtagtgtttgattTAAGTCTGAAAAAATATAGTAAGCGACTAAGCGTGCCACTACTGTATTTAAAGACGATTctgaatatatatatctatatatatatatatatatatatatatatataaacctgACAGGTAGTGATTAAAGATAGAAACTTTCTAATATTGGAGTTTCCAAAATTTTGAACTACGTACAAAATACACCTGGCCATGAGTATagattaaaaataatcattataatatttatacatgATTATGCATATCTCTGGGAAGATGATCTCACATATCTACATCCGTGATGGATCGACTCGATTTAtattttcaatgaaaattaataatttttatataaaaataatattttttaattagtcGAGTCGTTTCAGCTCGGAGATTTTTCTCGCAAAATTAACCTGGGAAACAATTTCATGACATGATTAATTTGGATCTTTGTTATTGAAATAATGAATTTGGATCTTTATTTATAAGAGCCAGAGAGAGAGAGATAAAtttaaattctcaaattttaTAGCATTCAAAATCCGTATGATACAGTAACCAAAGCCTAGTGTACAATAATGAGAGCAAAAGGTACAAGCACAGGTAAGCTCTATATCATGTGATCACATTAGCAAGGTCCTAATAATGGCCGCTTGAGCACCGTCGGATGATTCCAAAAGCTCCGACAAACGATCGCTCAGGTCATCCACTTCTCTGTGCAAGTTCCTAATGTAGTTGCAAGTCTCTTGCAACACCTTCGAAGCCGACACCTGTCCATATTCAAATCCATCGATAAGGTCGAATTTTATTCGAGAATACATTGATATGATGTCGACATGATGTTAATGCATGTGTGCAACGAAGGACTAATTAAAGTTATAAAAAATCGAAAGATATCCGAGTAAAACTGGAAAAAGTcggtttttct
Coding sequences within:
- the LOC140872267 gene encoding transcription factor PRE3-like, with the translated sequence MSSRRSRSNQPGVSRISEDQITDLVSKLQQLIPEIRNRRRSDEVSASKVLQETCNYIRNLHREVDDLSDRLSELLESSDGAQAAIIRTLLM